In a genomic window of Muntiacus reevesi chromosome 1, mMunRee1.1, whole genome shotgun sequence:
- the LYRM7 gene encoding complex III assembly factor LYRM7 produces MGQAAKVLQLFKTLHRTRQQVFKNDARALEAARIKINEEFKCNKTETSAKKIEELIKIGSDVELILRTSVIQGIHTDHNTLKLVPRKDLLIENVPYCDAPTQKQ; encoded by the exons ATGGGTCAGGCGGCCAAG GTTTTACAGCTCTTTAAAACATTGCACAGGACCAGacaacaggtttttaaaaatgatgctagAGCATTAGAAG caGCCcgaataaagataaatgaagaaTTCAAATGTAATAAAACTGAAACTTCTgctaagaaaatagaagag CTGATAAAAATAGGCTCTGATGTTGAATTGATACTCAGAACATCTGTTATACAAGGTATTCACACAGACCACAATACGCTGA aattggTCCCTAGGAAAGACCTTCTTATAGAAAATGTGCCATATTGTGATGCACCAACTCAGAAGCAATGA